A region of Plantactinospora sp. BC1 DNA encodes the following proteins:
- a CDS encoding DHA2 family efflux MFS transporter permease subunit gives MSETSAPTTPTAAAPATAAPPEPGGSAYRQRWLALGVIASGTLMTILDGSIVTVAMPAIQRDLGFSAAGLSWVVNAYLLAFGSLLLLAGRLGDLFGRKRMFLAGTAVFTGASVLAGMANSPAVLIIARFGQGVGSAAATAVALGILVTLFVEPRERARAIAVFAFTGAAGASLGSVLGGVLTDLLSWQWIFFVNLPIGLAALAIARPVLPADRGLGRAAGADVLGALLVTTGLGLGLHTVVSVESRGWTSPATLGFGGIAVLLLAAFVARQVTAASPLMPLRILRSRNVAGANLVQVLMVAACFAFQVLVALYLQQVLDYGAAGTGLAMLPAAVTIGAVSLGVSARLNTRFGERNVLLAGLVLLVGVLGLLARVPVRADYLTDLLPVMLLTAGFGLALPALTSLGMSGSRSDDAGLASGLFNTTQQLGMAVGVAVLATLAAGRTEALLAAGASQPAALTGGFRLAFAVATGLLVAAFVVAFTVLRQPARR, from the coding sequence GTGTCCGAGACTTCCGCTCCCACCACCCCCACGGCCGCCGCCCCGGCGACGGCCGCGCCGCCCGAACCCGGCGGATCCGCGTACCGGCAGCGCTGGCTCGCCCTCGGGGTGATCGCGTCCGGAACCCTGATGACCATCCTCGACGGCAGCATCGTGACCGTGGCGATGCCGGCCATCCAGCGGGACCTGGGCTTCTCCGCCGCCGGCCTGAGCTGGGTGGTCAACGCCTACCTGCTCGCCTTCGGCAGCCTGCTGCTGCTCGCCGGCCGGCTCGGCGACCTCTTCGGCCGCAAGCGGATGTTCCTGGCCGGCACGGCGGTCTTCACCGGCGCGTCGGTACTGGCCGGGATGGCCAACTCCCCGGCGGTGCTGATCATCGCCCGATTCGGCCAGGGCGTCGGCAGCGCGGCGGCGACCGCGGTCGCCCTCGGCATCCTGGTGACGCTCTTCGTCGAGCCCCGGGAGCGGGCCCGGGCCATCGCGGTCTTCGCCTTCACCGGCGCGGCCGGCGCCTCGCTCGGCTCGGTACTCGGCGGGGTCCTCACCGACCTGCTCAGTTGGCAGTGGATCTTCTTCGTCAACCTGCCGATCGGGCTGGCGGCGCTGGCGATCGCCCGACCCGTACTGCCGGCGGACCGGGGACTCGGCCGGGCGGCCGGCGCCGACGTCCTCGGCGCCCTGCTGGTCACCACCGGCCTCGGGCTGGGCCTGCACACCGTGGTCAGCGTCGAGTCGCGCGGCTGGACCTCGCCGGCCACCCTCGGCTTCGGCGGAATCGCCGTACTGCTGCTCGCCGCCTTCGTCGCCCGGCAGGTCACCGCGGCCAGCCCGCTGATGCCGCTGCGGATCCTCCGGTCCCGCAACGTCGCCGGAGCCAACCTGGTGCAGGTGCTGATGGTCGCGGCGTGCTTCGCGTTCCAGGTGCTGGTCGCGCTCTACCTCCAGCAGGTGCTCGACTACGGCGCCGCCGGGACGGGGCTGGCGATGCTGCCGGCCGCCGTGACGATCGGCGCGGTCTCGCTCGGCGTCTCGGCCCGGCTCAACACCCGGTTCGGCGAGCGGAACGTCCTGCTCGCCGGGCTGGTGCTGCTGGTCGGGGTGCTCGGGCTGCTGGCCCGGGTCCCGGTGCGGGCCGACTATCTCACCGACCTGCTGCCGGTGATGCTGCTGACCGCCGGTTTCGGACTCGCCCTGCCGGCGCTGACCAGCCTCGGCATGTCCGGCTCCCGCTCCGACGACGCCGGGCTCGCCTCCGGACTCTTCAACACCACCCAGCAGCTCGGGATGGCGGTCGGCGTCGCGGTGCTCGCCACGCTCGCCGCCGGGCGTACCGAAGCACTGCTCGCGGCCGGTGCGAGCCAGCCGGCGGCGCTGACCGGCGGGTTCCGGCTGGCCTTCGCGGTCGCCACCGGGCTGCTGGTCGCCGCCTTCGTCGTGGCGTTCACGGTACTGCGCCAGCCCGCCCGGCGCTGA
- a CDS encoding MarR family winged helix-turn-helix transcriptional regulator produces the protein MTAMAPARTVPDVSFLLDRTSHVLRTRMAAALAEIGLTARMHCVLVHAIGEERTQAQLAEIGDMDKTTMVVTVDALEAAGLAQRRPSSTDRRARIIAVTAEGARVAAESQAIVDRVHAEVLAALGERDRQVFLRVMEGLVTGHLAEPVETPGPVRRARQRES, from the coding sequence ATGACCGCCATGGCACCGGCCCGGACCGTTCCGGACGTCTCCTTCCTGCTGGACCGCACCAGCCACGTGCTGCGTACCCGGATGGCCGCGGCGCTGGCCGAGATCGGGCTGACCGCCCGGATGCACTGCGTGCTGGTGCATGCCATCGGGGAGGAGCGGACCCAGGCCCAGCTCGCCGAGATCGGTGACATGGACAAGACCACCATGGTGGTCACGGTCGACGCGCTGGAGGCGGCCGGTCTGGCGCAGCGGCGGCCGTCGAGTACGGACCGGCGGGCCAGGATCATCGCGGTCACCGCCGAGGGGGCGCGGGTGGCGGCGGAGAGCCAGGCGATCGTGGACCGGGTGCACGCGGAGGTCCTGGCGGCGCTCGGCGAGCGGGACCGGCAGGTCTTCCTGCGGGTGATGGAGGGGCTGGTCACGGGTCACCTGGCCGAGCCGGTCGAGACGCCCGGGCCGGTACGCCGGGCGCGCCAGCGCGAGAGCTAG